The Rhododendron vialii isolate Sample 1 chromosome 6a, ASM3025357v1 genome includes a window with the following:
- the LOC131330775 gene encoding bZIP transcription factor 60 — protein MGDSGVTDNEVAGQYDWILDGIPDDLSLFFDDIPLSDVTNSSPDSLPLTIDDIDQILLGDDDNEESRRDTVVAEQQLDIFSDYLLDSPVESDHSAEIVDLTDGGKNANSPSSSSEEEHRDVILPQDDSGDGGDPTNKKRQRQLRNRDAAVRSRERKKMYVRDLEMKTKYLEGECRRLGMLLQCCCAENQALRLSLQNAKAFDASMTKQESAVLLLESLLLGSLLWFLGIVCLLIQPGLLQFDLETVQIGSVDKKNQGSLAVRKPGSKVFGLNLFRSFMVSKICKASRSRMKPSFLSIKVLV, from the exons ATGGGTGATTCTGGAGTTACGGATAACGAAGTTGCCGGGCAATACGATTGGATACTCGATGGAATCCCCGATGATTTGAGCCTGTTCTTCGATGATATTCCCCTTTCAGATGTAACGAATTCGTCTCCTGATTCCCTTCCTTTGACGATCGACGACATCGACCAGATTTTATTGGGAGACGACGACAACGAGGAAAGTCGCCGAGATACGGTCGTTGCGGAGCAGCAGCTGGATATATTCTCGGATTACCTTCTCGATTCGCCCGTCGAGTCCGATCACTCTGCTGAAATCGTTGACTTAACCGACGGCGGCAAGAACGCGaattctccttcttcttcctcggaGGAGGAGCATCGTGACGTCATCCTTCCGCAGGATGACAGCGGAGATGGTGGAGATCCGACTAACAAGAAACGGCAAAG GCAGTTGAGAAATCGGGATGCTGCAGTGAGATCAagggagaggaagaagatgtaTGTGAGGGATCTTGAGATGAaaacaaagtacttagaagGGGAATGCAGGAGGCTGGGGATGTTGCTCCAGTGCTGTTGTGCAGAAAATCAAGCTCTACGCCTTTCCTTGCAGAATGCCAAGGCCTTTGATGCTTCCATGACCAAGCAGGAGTCTGCTGTGCTCTTGTTGG AATCCCTGCTGTTGGGTTCCCTGCTTTGGTTCCTGGGCATCGTTTGCCTGCTCATTCAGCCCGGACTGCTCCAGTTCGATCTGGAAACAGTTCAAATAGGAAGCGTGGACAAGAAAAATCAGGGAAGTCTGGCTGTAAGAAAGCCAGGAAGTAAGGTGTTTGGACTCAATCTGTTCCGGTCGTTTATGGTGAGCAAGATATGCAAAGCTTCAAGGTCGAGGATGAAACCAAGTTTCCTTTCTATAAAAGTTTTGGTGTGA